From the genome of Planctomycetia bacterium:
GACATACAATCCAACAGCAAAAAGGGGCGCCAACGACGCATACGCCAGTTTGCTCCAACGCGTCGGCGCGCTGCGCAGCAGTTCCCACAACGCCAGGAGGGCCGTGGCCAGGTACATGCCATAGGTGACGGAGTGAACCATCGGTCCGCGCGCGCGGCCGAAGTGCAGGCCGACCGCCGGGTCGCGAATGTAAGTTGGATACACGAACTGCCACAACCCGGCGACTTCGCACAGTCCGGTGAGCGCCAGATAGACGCCGAAGGCCACGAAGGCCTTTTGCAGCGTGCGCACTTGAGAATCGCTGACGGGAGACTGACGCGCAATCCAGTACACGACGAGTGGAATCAGATACCCGCCGAGCAACCGCCAGAGCGGCGTGACTTCGGTCGGGCGTGCGGCCTGCCAGCCGTGGGCGAACATACTGAGCGCGAGCACGCCAATAAAGCTGGCGAGCAACCAATCAAGCGGCGCACACGGTTTGGGATCGGCGAGGCCGAAGCGGCGCTTCACGGCGTACGCCGCAACAACCGCCAACAGCGCGAGGCGATCGATCGTCAGCGGTACGGGGCCGATGTGAAAGTTGATCAGATCATGGCCGCAGCAGCAGACGCAGAACAAAAATGCCAGACAACCGCCGACCAGCGATCCGCGGAGGATCAACAACGTCCCCCAGACGGACGCGGCGACGACGGCGATGCCAAGAAGGAAGTCCATGTTTGTTGACGCGTGATGTAGCTAGCCGGAGGACCTAGAAAGAGGAGCGGCCGCGAAGTTTTGTCTTCGCGGCCGCTCACTAGCTCACGGCGGGAAAGTCTACCTTACGCACTGGGCGACCATTGGCGGCCAACCAGGGTTTCCAGGGCGCCTCGCAGGCCGCCCACCGGCGATTGCGAAGCGGCACGACGGCGGTGGGTGACCGGGGTCGTTGACGTTTTGCCTGTGGCGGTTGCGACGGGCAGGGGAGCGGTCAGAAACACCAGGCCGAAGCCGATGGCGAGGCCGCCGAAGACGCCGCCCAGGACGATCGTGGCCCGGCCCGGTCCGAGCGGGCGATTACCGGTGTCCGGCGAGTCAATCAGCGTGATCACGCCCGGGCCTTTCGCTCCGGCGCGGGTGGCGC
Proteins encoded in this window:
- a CDS encoding O-antigen ligase family protein, whose translation is MDFLLGIAVVAASVWGTLLILRGSLVGGCLAFLFCVCCCGHDLINFHIGPVPLTIDRLALLAVVAAYAVKRRFGLADPKPCAPLDWLLASFIGVLALSMFAHGWQAARPTEVTPLWRLLGGYLIPLVVYWIARQSPVSDSQVRTLQKAFVAFGVYLALTGLCEVAGLWQFVYPTYIRDPAVGLHFGRARGPMVHSVTYGMYLATALLALWELLRSAPTRWSKLAYASLAPLFAVGLYVSYTRSVWIGMALALLIVAVMTFPVAWRRLAIAGAVAGALFVGAFKLDAIVGLQREGSVADTRQSVDMRGSFAYVSWLMFQDRPWFGFGFGQFPTAKLDYLSDRSSDLPLEQIRGYVHHNTYLSLLTETGLVGLGLFLAILIAWCRRASQLWSDVSQSETLRSLGPLTLGVLAVYACQLMFHELSYTPLDHALVFLFAGLTAGLTTPAAIANRVHSTVSAWPFLSRRAASH